One genomic region from Anabaena sp. PCC 7108 encodes:
- a CDS encoding Uma2 family endonuclease: protein MTLSQSHPYFSPEEYLETEKSSPIKHEYIQGQIYAMAGASDAHVTITANLVTLLRNHIRGTGCRVYVADMKARIESLNIFYYPDIMVTCDQRDTNFEYFKRYPSLIIEVLSPSTEALDRGDKFSDYQELETLQEYVLISQNRQRVDCFRRNTEGRWELYNFRGNQELQFTSLNFSCSLNDVYEDVSLPKTFNPTSI, encoded by the coding sequence ATGACTCTTAGCCAATCTCACCCCTATTTTTCACCAGAAGAATACCTGGAAACTGAAAAATCTAGCCCGATAAAACATGAATATATCCAAGGGCAGATTTACGCAATGGCAGGAGCAAGTGATGCTCATGTAACAATTACTGCTAACTTAGTTACCCTACTAAGAAATCATATTCGTGGAACTGGGTGTCGTGTTTACGTTGCTGACATGAAAGCACGCATCGAATCTTTAAATATATTCTACTATCCTGATATCATGGTAACTTGTGACCAACGAGATACAAATTTTGAATATTTCAAACGCTATCCTAGCTTAATTATTGAAGTTTTATCACCCTCAACTGAAGCTTTAGACAGAGGTGATAAATTTAGTGACTACCAAGAATTAGAAACATTGCAAGAATATGTTTTAATCAGTCAGAACCGTCAGCGTGTTGATTGTTTTCGCCGTAATACAGAAGGCAGATGGGAGCTTTATAACTTTAGAGGAAATCAAGAATTACAGTTTACCAGTTTGAATTTTTCTTGTTCCCTAAATGATGTTTATGAAGATGTCTCCCTCCCCAAAACTTTTAACCCTACTTCTATTTAA